In Zonotrichia albicollis isolate bZonAlb1 chromosome 26, bZonAlb1.hap1, whole genome shotgun sequence, a genomic segment contains:
- the LOC141731844 gene encoding serine/threonine-protein kinase PAK 1-like gives MAAKRMNEDMQEEKNLPVQRGNQQKQKIDEQMQTELQEIEARTKARKKRLDEKIKIIKEKMNCLLQEQKAPEKQVVIKKIQLQGLRKNKLKVNELIVMKVNRNPNLVSCLDSYLVGEELSLVMEYMDGGTLSDVISQTYLSEDEMAAISRECLQGLQFLHSNHIIHQDVKSRNILLRTDGSVKLCQYILGQVQRSRLWVWGCLE, from the exons atggcAGCCAAGAGGATGAATGAAGACATGCAAGAGGAGAAGAATCTCCCTGTGCAGAGGGGCAATCAACAAAAACAG AAAATTGATGAACAGatgcagacagagctgcaggaaattgaGGCTAGGACcaaggcaaggaagaagaggctagacgaaaaaattaaaatcatcaaAGAGAAGATGAATTGCCTCCTTCAGGAGCAAAAGGCTCCAGAAAAGCAA gtggtcatcaagaaaatacagcttcaagGACTGAGGAAGAACAAACTAAAAGTCAATGAACTCATAGTCATGAAGGTGAACAGGAATCCCAACCTGGTCAGCTGTTTAGACAG ctaccttgtggGTGAGGAACTGTCCCTGGTtatggagtacatggatggaggcactcTGAGCGATGTCATCAGCCAGACCTACCTGTCggaagatgagatggcagccatcagtcgggag tgcctgcaaggactgcaatTTCTTCATTCAAACCACATCATCCACCAAGATGTGAAGAGcagaaacatccttctcagaactgaCGGTTCTGTCAAGCTGtgtcagtatattcttggtcaggtgcagcgttccaggctgtgggtgtggggctgcttggagtga